A genomic stretch from Aminobacter aminovorans includes:
- a CDS encoding DUF3833 family protein, whose product MYGGKFGLPGLAMTLLLGLAPAAAGDFTLEGYFAGKTSAVGSFSAINGVKRKFTVDLMGKWNGKTLTLVEDFAYDDGERDRKTWRFERVARGKYRGTREDVIGETLVTISGNTARFSYLVDLDASNKSNRVRFYDTMRLQDDGTVLNKALVTKFGLPVALTRVEFRRR is encoded by the coding sequence ATGTACGGCGGGAAATTCGGCTTGCCAGGCTTGGCAATGACACTTCTGCTTGGCTTGGCACCTGCGGCCGCAGGTGACTTTACACTGGAAGGCTATTTTGCCGGAAAAACATCGGCCGTTGGCAGCTTCAGCGCTATCAACGGCGTCAAGCGCAAGTTCACTGTCGATCTCATGGGCAAATGGAACGGCAAGACGCTGACGCTGGTTGAGGACTTCGCCTATGACGATGGCGAGCGCGACAGAAAGACCTGGCGCTTCGAAAGGGTCGCCCGGGGCAAGTACCGCGGCACACGCGAGGATGTGATCGGGGAAACGCTGGTGACGATCAGCGGCAATACCGCACGCTTCAGCTACCTTGTCGATCTCGATGCCAGCAACAAGAGCAACCGAGTGCGCTTTTACGACACGATGAGGCTGCAGGACGATGGCACAGTGCTCAATAAGGCACTTGTGACGAAGTTTGGGCTGCCCGTAGCGCTGACACGGGTGGAGTTTCGTCGCCGCTGA
- a CDS encoding sensor histidine kinase, which yields MSKTPTVHFEAASTLAVVVSSNEPLLFLSDDQKVIAASASFCRAFEIDPATVPGRRLSELGNGEWAMPKLASLLKATASGSAHIEAYEIELKRPNQKTRQLVVNARTLDDGDIDHIRLLLAVTDVTDARAEARLKDDLVRDKAILLQEVQHRVANSLQIIASVLMQSARRVQSEEARGHLHNAHHRVMSIAALQRQLSTSNGGKVELGTYLTQLCQSLGASMIADPDRLSIQVSVDNSAVEADVSVSLGLIVTELVINALKHAFPDERSGTIVTDYRSSGNDWTLSVTDDGIGMPVGSDAPKAGLGSGIVEALAKNLQSIIQVSDADPGTVVTISHQESSGLRTDLSAAA from the coding sequence ATGTCAAAGACCCCGACTGTTCATTTTGAAGCGGCGAGTACCCTTGCCGTTGTAGTATCATCTAACGAACCGTTGCTTTTCCTGTCCGACGACCAGAAAGTCATTGCAGCGAGCGCATCGTTCTGCCGGGCCTTCGAGATCGACCCCGCTACAGTTCCCGGAAGACGCCTCAGCGAGCTCGGGAACGGCGAGTGGGCGATGCCCAAGCTTGCGTCATTGCTGAAGGCGACCGCTTCAGGAAGTGCACATATCGAAGCCTACGAAATCGAACTTAAGCGACCAAACCAGAAGACACGGCAATTGGTCGTCAATGCGCGAACGCTCGATGACGGTGACATCGATCATATTCGTTTGCTTCTCGCCGTAACCGACGTGACCGATGCGCGCGCCGAGGCTCGACTGAAAGACGATCTGGTTCGCGATAAAGCGATCCTGCTGCAGGAGGTCCAGCATCGGGTGGCAAACAGCCTCCAGATCATCGCAAGTGTTCTGATGCAGAGTGCACGTCGGGTCCAGTCGGAAGAAGCGCGCGGGCATCTTCACAACGCACATCACCGGGTCATGTCGATTGCAGCCCTTCAGCGGCAACTCTCTACGTCCAACGGCGGCAAGGTTGAACTCGGCACCTATTTGACTCAGCTTTGCCAAAGCCTCGGTGCGTCGATGATAGCTGACCCTGACCGGCTTTCGATCCAGGTCTCGGTTGACAACAGCGCGGTAGAAGCGGACGTCTCCGTGAGCCTGGGACTTATCGTTACTGAACTGGTGATCAACGCCCTCAAGCACGCCTTTCCCGATGAGCGATCGGGCACGATCGTGACCGACTATCGCTCGTCGGGCAATGACTGGACCCTTTCGGTTACCGACGACGGCATCGGCATGCCTGTGGGGAGCGATGCACCAAAGGCGGGACTAGGGTCTGGCATTGTCGAGGCCCTCGCAAAGAACCTGCAGAGCATAATCCAAGTGAGTGACGCTGACCCAGGCACCGTCGTGACAATCAGCCACCAGGAAAGTTCCGGCCTGCGAACCGACCTTTCTGCTGCAGCCTAG
- a CDS encoding response regulator, with amino-acid sequence MNNGIAVVLVVEDSPIIRMGAVDLVLSAGYQALEARDADEAIRILESRSDIDLVFTDVQMPGTMDGIKLSHYIRERWPPVKLIVASGATILEESNLPVGSRFFSKPYDDHTIKDAMARLLSGENSSGPPEEPFR; translated from the coding sequence ATGAACAACGGCATAGCGGTCGTCCTTGTCGTCGAAGATAGCCCGATCATTCGTATGGGTGCCGTGGATCTGGTGCTCTCTGCGGGTTACCAAGCGCTTGAGGCGCGCGATGCGGACGAGGCAATTCGCATTTTAGAGTCGCGCTCCGATATCGATCTTGTATTCACCGATGTTCAGATGCCTGGGACGATGGATGGCATCAAGCTTTCCCATTACATCCGCGAGCGATGGCCGCCAGTGAAATTGATCGTTGCATCAGGCGCCACAATTCTCGAAGAGAGCAATCTGCCTGTGGGGAGTAGGTTCTTTTCAAAACCCTATGATGATCACACGATCAAGGATGCCATGGCCCGCCTGCTTTCGGGCGAGAATTCGAGTGGGCCACCGGAAGAGCCATTTCGGTAA
- a CDS encoding LysR family transcriptional regulator yields MSTSKQNNLRSLQTFESVARHLSLTKAAAELGVTQSAVSHQLRRLTDQVGERLMMKSGRSIVLTPAGEALARKLGAAFGDIDRSLSEVIGRNRKLVRLAVCSSFAPGWLVPRLASFHHANPEVGLQLCMYARDPVLTDAVADAFVTTFPEVPGFWSLLVRREVLVAVVSSRKPVLDQIAPRLITTDLEPARIGADWKVGAEQGILPFEIAGSQDWLFASYYIVALEMVRQGLGAALVPDFLVERELADGALKVISDGGVATKEDYYLCIKESRRSEAPLDAVARWFRLQTNGQGKHAA; encoded by the coding sequence ATGTCGACCAGCAAGCAGAACAATCTCCGCTCGCTTCAAACGTTCGAATCCGTGGCGCGTCATCTTTCGTTGACGAAGGCGGCGGCTGAACTCGGAGTAACCCAGAGTGCCGTAAGCCACCAGCTTCGTCGCCTAACCGATCAGGTTGGCGAACGCCTTATGATGAAGTCGGGGAGAAGCATTGTACTGACGCCCGCGGGAGAGGCGCTGGCGCGAAAGCTTGGGGCAGCTTTTGGCGATATCGACAGATCGCTGTCGGAGGTTATCGGTCGGAATCGCAAGCTTGTCCGCTTGGCTGTTTGCAGCAGCTTCGCTCCAGGTTGGCTCGTTCCGCGGCTGGCGAGCTTTCATCACGCCAATCCCGAGGTGGGCTTGCAATTGTGTATGTACGCGCGCGATCCCGTGCTTACCGATGCCGTCGCGGATGCGTTTGTCACGACATTCCCTGAAGTACCTGGCTTCTGGTCACTGCTCGTAAGGCGAGAAGTGCTCGTCGCGGTGGTATCAAGCCGAAAGCCCGTTCTAGATCAGATCGCGCCACGGTTGATCACCACCGATCTGGAGCCGGCCAGGATCGGCGCTGATTGGAAAGTCGGCGCAGAGCAAGGAATCCTGCCGTTCGAAATTGCTGGCAGCCAGGACTGGCTGTTTGCGTCGTACTACATCGTTGCGCTCGAAATGGTCCGGCAAGGCCTGGGCGCGGCTCTGGTCCCGGACTTTCTGGTTGAAAGAGAACTGGCGGATGGCGCTCTGAAAGTGATCTCCGATGGTGGCGTCGCTACCAAGGAAGACTACTATCTCTGCATCAAGGAAAGCCGGCGCTCCGAAGCGCCACTTGATGCGGTGGCGCGTTGGTTCCGGCTGCAGACCAACGGCCAAGGCAAACACGCGGCATAA
- a CDS encoding L,D-transpeptidase, with protein MPNDGISRRAFGLGVAASVWSGLVASALADTRANKTADFLQNGEYNWFPERSPTGPVVIIVSVPDQMVHVYRNGIRIAASSCSTGKPGHGTPTGVFKILQKDKHHRSSTYSNAPMPNMNRLTWSGIALHAGNLPGYPASHGCVRLPLGFSELLFGITKLDMTVVIADENSQPASVVHPGMVLGNYASQEFGAVDASIKHYQYAQGRSQETSATSIVVSAKDRSISLWDNARIVATGKVDIAQPEKPIGRHVYTLTQVNEGTKELTWVSMAMSSRSKNADDNALRRVKAHPDILKKVQKAMRQGMTLVLTDESSGSSNRTADNFTIFTGEGLY; from the coding sequence TTGCCTAACGACGGTATCAGCAGACGCGCGTTCGGATTGGGTGTGGCGGCTTCCGTCTGGTCGGGCTTGGTCGCGAGCGCTCTTGCCGACACCAGGGCCAACAAGACCGCGGACTTTCTTCAGAACGGCGAATACAACTGGTTCCCCGAGAGGTCGCCGACTGGGCCTGTCGTGATCATTGTTTCCGTTCCCGACCAGATGGTCCATGTCTATCGAAACGGCATCAGGATAGCGGCGTCGTCCTGCTCCACCGGAAAGCCGGGTCACGGCACGCCGACAGGCGTGTTCAAGATCCTGCAGAAGGACAAGCATCATCGTTCCAGTACCTACAGCAACGCGCCAATGCCCAACATGAACCGACTGACCTGGTCTGGGATCGCGCTGCACGCCGGCAACCTGCCCGGCTATCCTGCGTCTCACGGCTGCGTGCGGCTGCCGCTAGGGTTCTCGGAACTTCTCTTCGGGATCACCAAGCTCGACATGACCGTGGTCATCGCCGACGAGAATTCACAGCCAGCCTCAGTGGTGCATCCTGGCATGGTTCTCGGCAATTATGCGAGCCAGGAATTCGGCGCGGTGGACGCCTCGATAAAGCACTACCAATACGCGCAAGGGCGCAGCCAGGAAACCAGTGCGACCAGCATCGTCGTCAGCGCAAAGGACCGATCGATAAGCCTGTGGGACAACGCCAGGATCGTCGCCACCGGAAAAGTCGACATAGCACAGCCGGAAAAGCCCATAGGCAGGCACGTTTATACGCTCACTCAGGTCAACGAAGGGACGAAAGAGCTAACGTGGGTGTCGATGGCGATGTCTTCCCGCAGCAAGAATGCCGATGACAATGCGTTGCGGCGAGTGAAGGCGCATCCAGACATATTGAAGAAGGTTCAGAAGGCGATGAGGCAGGGTATGACCCTGGTCCTTACCGACGAGTCGAGCGGTTCCAGCAATCGGACTGCTGACAATTTCACCATCTTCACCGGTGAGGGCCTCTACTAG
- a CDS encoding M13 family metallopeptidase — MRLRAAATFFLAALVAGSARAEDAAGLPALDADKLVFSISNMDPGVKPGIDFYRYASGAWLDRVDRPARLSSYGVFDVMAERLRAQMSLAVAKAGEEAANAPKGIPVQQVGSLYNAYMDTAKLDAAGIEPIRGELDRVAAIKSFDDLVQVMARQIYVNGPILFAAFATLNDPADTTRNAFYAVGGGFGIEAGFDSILAAAPDDPRRAAYRKYVASVMQIAGYPDEEAARIADLTLTVETELYAAKLSPAEGADPRNRFTKATFDELQPQIPELDLKAYFRSVGYEVPQSVVMYEPRYLPVLSKLLRERPLGEIKDYIAFRIVRSFSPVLTTAFDAPELALQEALTGVGVQQPRQERLLKLLQDNLGHPVSQIYVQSFFPEENKQKALDMVERILTAFRERIPSRAWLSDATRAAALEKVNKFYYRVGYPEHWIDYSRVEIGPDLVADMINIGAFGQKREIEKQGKPTVHEEFNSSSATLPIVINAGYTPSINGFEVTAAILQAPAFLPDMDAAVYFCRIGGIIGHEMVHGFDSGGRQYDAQGNFRDWWAPSDAKAFEAEAQKLIDQANAFEVLPGLHANGPLNVRENMADVGGITLAYAALMDYLKEHPGENVKVDGLTPAQRCFISWAQMWTWKATDQYQRAIVAGDGHPPNNYRAVAPLQHLDAFYQAFDIKQGDPMWLPPEKRVKAW, encoded by the coding sequence ATGCGCCTGCGTGCTGCCGCCACGTTCTTCCTTGCCGCGCTGGTCGCAGGTTCCGCGCGCGCTGAGGATGCTGCCGGTCTTCCAGCCCTCGACGCCGACAAGCTCGTCTTCTCCATCTCCAACATGGATCCGGGCGTCAAACCGGGGATAGACTTCTATCGGTATGCCTCGGGAGCCTGGCTCGACAGGGTGGACCGTCCCGCCCGCCTGTCGAGCTACGGCGTTTTCGATGTCATGGCCGAGAGGCTACGCGCCCAGATGTCGCTTGCCGTTGCGAAAGCAGGCGAGGAGGCGGCTAACGCGCCGAAAGGCATCCCGGTGCAGCAGGTCGGGAGTCTCTACAACGCGTACATGGATACAGCTAAGCTCGATGCTGCCGGCATCGAGCCAATCCGCGGTGAGCTTGACCGCGTTGCGGCGATAAAGTCGTTCGACGATCTGGTTCAGGTCATGGCTCGGCAAATCTATGTCAACGGACCGATCCTTTTTGCCGCCTTTGCGACCTTGAACGATCCGGCCGACACGACGCGGAACGCGTTCTATGCCGTCGGAGGAGGCTTCGGGATAGAAGCCGGTTTCGATTCGATACTGGCCGCGGCACCGGATGACCCGCGTCGTGCGGCATATCGCAAGTACGTCGCGTCAGTCATGCAGATCGCTGGATACCCCGATGAAGAGGCAGCTCGAATCGCCGACCTCACGCTGACCGTCGAGACCGAACTCTACGCCGCAAAATTGTCTCCGGCCGAAGGCGCCGACCCGCGCAATCGCTTCACGAAGGCGACATTCGATGAATTGCAGCCCCAGATTCCTGAACTGGACCTCAAAGCCTACTTCCGCAGCGTCGGGTATGAAGTCCCTCAGTCGGTCGTGATGTACGAACCGCGCTATCTGCCGGTGCTATCGAAACTGCTGCGCGAGCGGCCGCTCGGCGAAATCAAGGACTACATTGCCTTTCGCATTGTAAGGTCGTTCAGCCCTGTCCTGACGACGGCGTTCGACGCGCCGGAACTGGCGCTGCAGGAAGCCCTGACCGGGGTCGGCGTTCAACAGCCGCGACAGGAGCGGCTGCTGAAGCTGCTGCAAGACAACCTCGGACATCCGGTCAGCCAGATCTACGTCCAGAGCTTCTTCCCTGAAGAGAACAAGCAAAAGGCGCTCGACATGGTCGAACGCATCCTGACCGCATTCCGTGAGCGGATACCATCGCGCGCATGGCTGTCTGACGCCACCCGTGCCGCGGCTCTCGAGAAGGTGAACAAATTCTACTATCGCGTCGGCTACCCGGAACATTGGATAGACTACTCGAGAGTCGAGATCGGGCCGGACCTGGTGGCCGATATGATCAATATTGGCGCTTTCGGCCAAAAGCGGGAAATCGAAAAGCAGGGGAAACCGACGGTACACGAGGAGTTCAACAGCTCTTCCGCCACGCTGCCAATCGTCATCAATGCGGGATATACGCCATCGATCAATGGGTTCGAGGTTACCGCCGCCATCCTGCAAGCGCCCGCTTTCCTGCCCGACATGGATGCTGCCGTGTATTTTTGCAGGATAGGCGGCATCATCGGGCACGAGATGGTCCATGGCTTCGACAGCGGCGGCCGGCAATATGATGCGCAGGGCAACTTCCGCGACTGGTGGGCGCCTTCAGACGCCAAGGCTTTTGAAGCCGAGGCGCAGAAGCTGATTGACCAGGCCAACGCATTTGAAGTCCTGCCCGGTCTCCATGCCAATGGTCCCCTGAATGTCCGGGAGAACATGGCCGATGTGGGAGGCATCACGCTCGCCTACGCTGCGTTGATGGATTATCTGAAGGAGCACCCGGGCGAGAACGTCAAAGTAGATGGGCTGACGCCGGCGCAGCGCTGTTTCATATCCTGGGCCCAAATGTGGACGTGGAAGGCCACGGACCAATACCAGCGCGCCATCGTTGCAGGTGATGGCCATCCGCCGAATAACTACCGAGCCGTAGCGCCGCTCCAGCACCTCGACGCCTTCTATCAAGCATTCGACATCAAGCAAGGTGATCCCATGTGGCTGCCGCCCGAGAAGCGCGTAAAGGCATGGTGA
- a CDS encoding SH3 domain-containing protein, producing MTKLAVALGAILLGIILLPVVQPVLAQERSERIIFASGRSSQTVQDSIAGYETVNYRINVRAGQRLAATLKTDNASNYFNIWAPGASEAIYNSSTSGELADVIVQSSGDYRIQVYLMRNAARRNETADYSLRLEVTGGNPANGDDAKTVPDYADGLSGGPDFWEVANVAPGDRLNVRSCPTAQAPIVVRLRNGAVLRNLGCRMNGQTRWCKVERREGSGSGWAAGRFLVESGG from the coding sequence ATGACCAAGCTGGCTGTGGCCCTTGGAGCAATCCTCTTGGGTATCATTTTGCTCCCGGTTGTTCAGCCCGTGCTCGCGCAGGAGCGATCCGAACGCATCATTTTCGCAAGCGGACGCTCCTCGCAGACCGTGCAGGACAGCATCGCCGGCTACGAAACTGTCAACTACCGGATCAACGTCCGCGCCGGGCAGCGACTTGCGGCGACTTTGAAGACGGACAATGCCAGCAACTACTTCAACATCTGGGCGCCCGGCGCGTCGGAAGCGATCTACAACAGTTCGACGTCGGGTGAACTGGCCGATGTAATCGTTCAGTCGAGCGGCGACTACCGCATCCAGGTGTACCTGATGCGCAACGCGGCGCGTCGAAACGAAACTGCCGACTACAGTCTCAGGCTGGAGGTTACCGGCGGCAATCCGGCCAATGGCGACGACGCCAAGACTGTACCGGACTATGCCGACGGCTTGTCAGGCGGCCCCGATTTCTGGGAAGTGGCGAATGTCGCGCCGGGAGACCGGCTCAATGTCCGGTCATGCCCGACGGCGCAGGCCCCGATCGTCGTTCGCTTGCGCAATGGCGCGGTCCTGCGCAATCTCGGCTGCCGCATGAACGGCCAGACACGCTGGTGCAAGGTCGAGCGGCGCGAGGGCAGTGGTTCGGGCTGGGCGGCGGGACGGTTCCTGGTCGAGTCGGGCGGTTAG
- the guaA gene encoding glutamine-hydrolyzing GMP synthase: MKNSEHPETVLIIDFGSQVTQLIARRVREAGVYSEIVPFQSAAEAFKRINPKAVILSGSPHSTVDIGSPRAPEAVFSAGIPVLGICYGEQTMCAQLGGKVEAGHHREFGRAFLEIQDDSPLFEGVWAKGTRHQVWMSHGDRVTEIPEGFRVIGTSNGAPFAAIADESRNFYAVQFHPEVVHTPDGAKLLRNFVHNIAGIESDWTMHAYRAHAVEAIRQQVGDKKVICALSGGVDSSVAALLIHEAVGDQLTCILVDHGLMRKNEAADVVAMFREHYNLPLILVDASERFISALEGESDPEKKRKTIGRLFIEVFEEEAKKLGGADFLAQGTLYPDVIESVSFTGGPSVTIKSHHNVGGLPDRMNMKLVEPLRELFKDEVRVLGKELGLPDSFIGRHPFPGPGLAIRCPGGITREKLEILREADAIYLDEIRKAGLYDAIWQAFAVLLPVQTVGVMGDGRTYEFVCALRAVTSVDGMTADFYHYDMNFLGQAATRIINEVRGINRVVYDVTSKPPGTIEWE; encoded by the coding sequence ATGAAGAACTCCGAGCACCCCGAAACCGTCCTCATCATCGACTTCGGCAGCCAGGTGACGCAGCTCATTGCGCGTCGCGTGCGAGAGGCCGGGGTCTATTCCGAGATCGTGCCCTTCCAGTCGGCCGCAGAAGCCTTCAAGCGGATCAACCCCAAGGCGGTGATCCTCTCGGGCAGCCCGCACTCCACCGTCGACATCGGCAGCCCGCGCGCCCCTGAAGCCGTCTTTTCGGCCGGCATCCCGGTGCTCGGCATCTGCTATGGCGAACAGACCATGTGCGCCCAACTCGGCGGCAAGGTCGAGGCAGGCCATCACCGCGAATTCGGACGCGCCTTTCTCGAGATCCAGGACGACAGCCCGCTGTTCGAGGGCGTCTGGGCCAAGGGCACCCGCCATCAGGTGTGGATGAGCCATGGCGATCGCGTCACCGAGATCCCCGAGGGCTTCCGCGTCATCGGCACCTCGAATGGCGCGCCATTCGCGGCCATCGCCGACGAGAGCCGCAACTTCTACGCCGTGCAGTTCCACCCCGAGGTCGTGCACACGCCCGACGGCGCCAAGCTGCTGCGCAACTTCGTCCACAACATTGCCGGCATCGAAAGCGACTGGACCATGCACGCGTATCGCGCGCATGCCGTCGAGGCGATCCGCCAGCAGGTCGGCGACAAGAAGGTCATCTGCGCCCTTTCGGGCGGCGTCGACTCGTCTGTAGCGGCACTGCTCATCCACGAGGCTGTCGGCGACCAGCTGACCTGCATCCTCGTCGACCATGGTCTTATGCGCAAGAACGAGGCGGCCGACGTCGTCGCCATGTTCCGCGAGCACTACAACCTGCCGCTGATCCTCGTCGACGCCTCCGAGCGCTTCATCTCGGCGCTCGAAGGCGAGTCCGACCCGGAAAAGAAGCGCAAGACCATCGGTCGCCTGTTCATCGAAGTGTTCGAGGAAGAAGCCAAGAAGCTCGGCGGCGCCGATTTTCTCGCCCAGGGCACGCTCTATCCGGATGTCATCGAGAGCGTATCCTTCACCGGCGGCCCCTCTGTGACCATCAAGTCGCACCACAATGTCGGCGGTCTACCCGACCGCATGAACATGAAGCTGGTCGAGCCGCTGCGCGAGCTGTTCAAGGACGAGGTCCGTGTGCTCGGCAAGGAACTCGGCCTGCCTGACAGCTTCATCGGCCGCCATCCGTTCCCCGGACCAGGCCTCGCCATCCGCTGTCCGGGCGGCATCACCCGCGAGAAGCTTGAGATCCTGCGCGAAGCCGATGCGATCTATCTCGACGAGATCCGCAAGGCCGGCCTCTACGACGCCATCTGGCAGGCTTTTGCCGTGCTGCTGCCGGTCCAGACCGTCGGTGTCATGGGTGACGGCCGCACCTACGAATTCGTCTGCGCGCTCCGCGCCGTGACCTCGGTCGACGGCATGACCGCCGACTTCTACCATTACGACATGAACTTCCTCGGCCAGGCCGCCACCCGCATCATCAACGAGGTCCGTGGCATCAACCGCGTCGTCTACGACGTCACGTCCAAGCCGCCAGGCACGATCGAGTGGGAATGA
- a CDS encoding MarR family winged helix-turn-helix transcriptional regulator: MVKQLDENAEKPLPDHVGWRLWQASRAWQAEFAEAMRAAGHGWFSESRAGLLGHIARRGTRQAALIERASISKQAVQQLLDGLEAEGVIERAPDLEDKRGKLVLYTAKGLAALDDGDAIKLDIEKRYRQHLGEGGFDALMAALRALAEPQAR; this comes from the coding sequence ATGGTCAAGCAGCTTGACGAAAACGCGGAAAAACCACTGCCAGACCATGTCGGCTGGCGCCTGTGGCAGGCGAGCCGCGCCTGGCAGGCCGAGTTCGCCGAGGCGATGCGCGCGGCCGGCCATGGCTGGTTCAGCGAAAGCCGTGCCGGCCTGCTCGGCCACATCGCGCGCCGCGGCACCAGGCAGGCAGCGCTCATCGAACGCGCCAGCATCTCCAAGCAGGCGGTGCAGCAACTGCTCGACGGGCTGGAGGCGGAGGGCGTCATCGAGCGCGCGCCCGATCTTGAGGACAAGCGCGGCAAGCTGGTTCTCTACACCGCAAAAGGCCTTGCCGCGCTCGACGACGGCGACGCCATCAAGCTCGACATCGAAAAGCGTTACCGGCAGCATCTTGGCGAGGGCGGCTTCGATGCCTTGATGGCAGCGTTGCGCGCTCTCGCTGAACCGCAAGCCCGGTGA
- a CDS encoding 5'-methylthioadenosine/S-adenosylhomocysteine nucleosidase (Enables the cleavage of the glycosidic bond in both 5'-methylthioadenosine and S-adenosylhomocysteine) — protein MPVAQFSGRNVLFVMAVNAEYGPHLRELFEPLMTGVGPVEAGVNVGAELSRLAACNALPDLVVCLGSAGSRRLEQTEVYQAVSVAYRDMDASALGFAKGTTPFLDLPATVALPLRIPGVRAASLSTGGTIISGSAYDAIREDMVDMETFAVLRACQMFGVPLIGLRGISDGAADISHVGDWTEYLHVVDEKLAHAVNLLGRAIQSGELRL, from the coding sequence GTGCCTGTTGCCCAATTCTCCGGCCGCAACGTCCTGTTCGTCATGGCCGTCAATGCCGAATATGGCCCGCATCTGCGTGAGTTGTTCGAGCCGCTGATGACCGGCGTCGGCCCGGTCGAGGCTGGCGTCAATGTCGGTGCCGAACTGTCGCGGCTCGCTGCCTGCAACGCGCTTCCCGACCTCGTCGTCTGCCTTGGCTCGGCCGGCAGCCGCAGGCTGGAGCAGACCGAGGTCTACCAGGCCGTTTCGGTAGCCTATCGCGATATGGACGCCTCGGCCCTCGGCTTTGCGAAAGGCACCACGCCCTTCCTCGATTTGCCGGCGACGGTGGCCTTGCCGCTGCGCATTCCCGGTGTCAGGGCGGCTAGCCTCTCCACCGGTGGCACCATCATTTCGGGCAGCGCCTATGATGCGATTCGGGAGGACATGGTCGACATGGAGACCTTTGCCGTGCTGCGCGCCTGCCAGATGTTCGGCGTGCCGCTCATCGGCCTGCGCGGCATCTCCGACGGTGCCGCCGACATCAGCCATGTCGGCGACTGGACCGAGTATCTCCACGTCGTCGACGAGAAGCTGGCGCATGCCGTCAACCTGCTCGGCCGCGCCATCCAGAGCGGCGAGCTGAGGCTCTAG
- a CDS encoding PaaI family thioesterase has product MAAKIVPAADYDERVRSSFARQSAMRTIGAELTLVTPGIVEIEMPYSGELTQQHGFLHAGVISTALDSACGYAAFSLMPENSSVLTIEFKVNLLAPGKGERFLFRGSVTKPGRTIVVADGQAYAIAADGEAKLIATMTGTMMAIAGRDGIEG; this is encoded by the coding sequence ATGGCAGCCAAGATCGTACCCGCGGCCGACTATGACGAGCGCGTCAGGTCGTCCTTCGCGCGCCAGAGCGCGATGCGCACCATCGGCGCCGAACTGACGCTGGTCACTCCAGGCATCGTCGAGATCGAGATGCCTTATTCCGGCGAGCTGACCCAGCAGCATGGCTTCCTGCATGCCGGCGTTATTTCCACCGCTCTCGATTCCGCCTGCGGATACGCGGCCTTTTCGCTGATGCCCGAGAATTCGAGCGTGCTGACCATCGAGTTCAAGGTCAATCTGCTGGCACCCGGCAAGGGCGAGCGCTTCCTGTTCCGCGGCTCCGTTACCAAGCCGGGCCGCACGATCGTCGTCGCCGACGGCCAGGCCTATGCCATCGCGGCCGACGGCGAGGCCAAGCTGATCGCCACCATGACCGGAACGATGATGGCTATCGCCGGCCGCGACGGCATCGAGGGCTGA
- a CDS encoding TspO/MBR family protein: MNRYVALLGFIVVVFGGGLLIGYLTLPGEWYAGLAKPFFNPPNWIFGPVWSVLYVLIALAGWRVWSSDPHGAAMRLWVAQLVLNFLWSPTFFGLQQMGLALLVILALLGAILGFMATTAKSDRVAAWLFAPYAAWVAFATLLNAALWWLN, translated from the coding sequence ATGAACAGATACGTCGCCTTGCTCGGTTTCATCGTCGTCGTCTTCGGCGGCGGCTTGCTCATAGGCTATCTGACGCTGCCGGGCGAGTGGTATGCCGGGCTCGCCAAGCCATTCTTCAATCCGCCAAACTGGATTTTCGGTCCGGTCTGGTCGGTGCTGTATGTCCTGATAGCGCTCGCCGGCTGGCGCGTCTGGTCCAGCGATCCTCATGGCGCTGCCATGCGCCTGTGGGTTGCCCAATTGGTGCTCAATTTCCTGTGGTCGCCGACCTTCTTCGGACTGCAGCAGATGGGCCTGGCCCTGTTGGTCATCCTGGCCTTGCTTGGCGCCATCCTCGGCTTCATGGCGACTACAGCGAAATCGGACCGTGTCGCTGCCTGGCTGTTTGCGCCTTATGCCGCCTGGGTCGCCTTCGCCACGTTGCTCAATGCTGCGCTTTGGTGGTTGAACTGA